In Cololabis saira isolate AMF1-May2022 chromosome 14, fColSai1.1, whole genome shotgun sequence, a single genomic region encodes these proteins:
- the zbtb20 gene encoding zinc finger and BTB domain-containing protein 20 has product MTERIHNINLHNFSNSVLETLNEQRNRGHFCDVTVRIHGSMLRAHRCVLAAGSPFFQDKLLLGYSDIEIPSVVSVQSIQKLIDFMYSGILRVSQSEALQILTAASILQIKTVIDECTRIVSQNVGLAGPGGFPVMPGDSGQETPRGTPESGTSGPSSDAESGYMQATSQPSVDRAYTSLYSYPGVSLHNGTRERPLYINPLSANYDPNAQKDHHQSQDPPWMNRIQERSQQVDRFISTAESTHCRKQPRPVRIETGGVHIKQEAEDEYGCYDDMGDCPDDTDHNEGVENESKVESFDSGVSSSISTEPDSMEQQQYQTTFSRDGGGDVQHGEGALVQIEVGDSSPEMVQKIEDGDISHSTSDSSMMHTLPNSIKLSPMSQYMRQVESHTSNLRMPITVTSNPQVMGTAGNTFLPTLFPTQPARDHKPFLYLSGQQPAQFVAVPPPAMASFPNPMSVQQTTGQQQQPAGGMGQGEKKPYECTLCSKTFTAKQNYVKHMFVHTGEKPHQCSICWRSFSLKDYLIKHMVTHTGVRAYQCSICNKRFTQKSSLNVHMRLHRGEKSYECYICKKKFSHKTLLERHMALHSTASAITGLSGSVGTPGPVSIPMPIAVPEPGAGVVALAMPAGGGAGVGAGVGTGVGVAAEASCQEGTTYVCSVCPAKFDQMEHFNDHMRMHVSDG; this is encoded by the exons ATGACCGAGCGCATTCATAACATCAATCTCCACAACTTCAGCAATTCTGTACTTGAGACCCTCAATGAGCAGCGCAACCGTGGGCACTTCTGTGACGTGACTGTTCGGATCCATGGAAGTATGCTGCGAGCTCACCGGTGCGTGCTGGCTGCTGGAAGCCCCTTCTTTCAGGACAAGCTGCTCTTGGGCTACAGCGACATTGAGATCCCTTCTGTGGTCTCAGTGCAATCCATCCAGAAGCTGATTGACTTTATGTACAGTGGGATCCTGCGAGTATCTCAGTCAGAGGCTCTGCAGATCCTCACTGCCGCCAGCATCCTCCAGATCAAGACCGTCATCGATGAGTGCACCCGTATCGTGTCTCAGAATGTGGGCCTGGCCGGGCCCGGGGGGTTTCCAGTTATGCCAGGAGATTCTGGTCAGGAGACGCCCCGTGGCACACCGGAGTCCGGCACCTCCGGCCCCAGCAGCGACGCAGAGTCAGGGTATATGCAAGCAACATCACAGCCAAGTGTAGATCGTGCATACACGTCACTGTACTCCTACCCTGGTGTATCTCTGCACAACGGCACCCGCGAGCGCCCCCTTTACATCAACCCTCTGTCGGCAAACTACGATCCAAACGCTCAGAAGGACCACCACCAATCTCAAGATCCGCCCTGGATGAACCGCATCCAGGAGAGATCTCAGCAGGTCGACCGCTTCATCTCCACAGCAGAGTCCACCCACTGCCGTAAGCAGCCCCGACCGGTACGCATAGAAACAGGGGGGGTGCACATCAAGCAGGAGGCCGAAGACGAGTACGGCTGCTACGACGACATGGGGGACTGCCCAGACGACACTGACCACAACGAGGGGGTAGAGAATGAATCCAAGGTTGAAAGTTTTGACTCAGGGGTGAGTTCCTCCATCAGTACAGAGCCAGACAGCATGGAGCAGCAGCAGTACCAGACGACCTTTAGCCGGGACGGAGGCGGGGACGTGCAGCACGGCGAAGGAGCTCTAGTGCAGATAGAGGTCGGCGACTCGTCTCCGGAGATGGTGCAAAAGATAGAGGATGGGGACATCTCCCACAGCACTAGTGACAGTAGCATGATGCACACCCTGCCAAACTCAATCAAACTCAGCCCTATGTCCCAGTACATGCGCCAGGTAGAATCACACACCAGCAATCTGAGGATGCCGATCACCGTGACCAGCAATCCCCAAGTGATGGGCACCGCTGGAAACACCTTCCTGCCCACACTCTTCCCCACACAGCCGGCTCGAGATCACAAGCCTTTCCTTTACCTTTCTGGCCAACAGCCAGCCCAGTTTGTGGCCGTGCCGCCCCCTGCAATGGCATCATTCCCGAACCCCATGTCGGTACAGCAGACAACAGGTCAGCAGCAACAGCCGGCAGGAGGGATGGGGCAGGGAGAAAAGAAGCCCTATGAATGCACTCTCTGCAGTAAAACCTTTACTGCAAAGCAGAACTACGTCAAACACATGTTTGTCCACACTG GTGAGAAGCCTCATCAGTGCAGCATCTGCTGGCGCTCGTTCTCCCTGAAGGATTACCTAATTAAACATATGGTGACACACACAGGGGTGCGGGCCTACCAGTGCAGCATTTGCAACAAGCGCTTCACCCAGAAGAGCTCTCTCAACGTCCACATGCGGCTGCACCGTGGAGAGAAGTCCTACGAGTGCTACATCTGCAAGAAGAAATTCTCACACAAGACCCTGCTGGAGAGGCATATGGCCCTGCACAGCACAGCCAGCGCCATCACGGGGCTGTCGGGCAGCGTGGGCACCCCGGGCCCGGTCTCCATTCCCATGCCTATAGCTGTCCCTGAGCCCGGAGCTGGAGTGGTGGCCCTGGCCATGCCGGCGGGCGGAGGTGCTGGAGTAGGGGCCGGGGTTGGGACAGGAGTGGGTGTAGCTGCAGAAGCCAGCTGCCAAGAAGGGACCACCTACGTGTGCTCCGTCTGCCCTGCCAAGTTCGACCAAATGGAGCACTTCAATGACCACATGCGAATGCATGTCTCCGATGgataa